The sequence ATTTATGCGGGTGTGCGGAGGAAAATTTACCAAAGATATGCCGGTGTTTAACCCCAGACTGGCAAAAGAAGTCAAGCTGACTCGCGCTTTCAGACTATTTGCGCGGGAACGGGAGCCAATTGAAGAAGCTTTCCCGGGGGATGTAATTGGTATTATCAGCCCTGGTCTGTTTGCTATAGGGGATACAGTTACCACCGGCAAGCAGCTTCGGTATGCGGAAATACCGAGATTTCCGCCTGAGCATTTTGCTGTTTTACATAACAAGCAAATCAGTCGCTACAAGCAGTTCAACAAGGGCATAGATCAGCTGGAAGAGGAAGGCGCGATTCAAGTTCTTTACCCGGAGGACGTTCAACGGCGTGAACCGGTGCTGGCTGCTGTGGGTGTGCTTCAGTTTGATGTTGTGCTTTCCCGTTTGGAGCAGGAATATGGAGTTGAAGCCAGAACAGAGATTCTTCCTTATTCCTGTGCGCGATGGGTTGTGGGTGAAAAAGAAGCTATCGACAGGGTGTTTCATCTGAGGAGGCATGACCGGCAATTCAGGGACAGCCATGGACGTATGGTACTGTTATTTTCTTCCACGTGGGAATTTGATTATTGCCAGCGGGAGAACCCGGGTGTTAAATTCCTGGAAATGGGATAAAGCAGGCTAATTTTTTCTTCAGCATCAACCGCTCAGGCTCAATATAAGGGGTATTTTAGCGAAGAATCTCACATGAATTGTGCTCGTACATAGGGAAACACTCCTATGTTACAACGGGCACTATTACGGAAAAGATCCTTCTTCGCACTTACGTGCTCATCAAGGATGACACAGCAAACATAAAAACGTGTCATTCTCGAGCACAGCGAAGAATCTCACACGAATTGTGCTCGTAAATACGGAAACACGCCTTATGTTACAACGGGCGCTATTACGGGAAAGATCCTTGCCGTTCTTACTCTTGCACTGGCTGCCATTACCAGGCTGGTTAGCCGGGTTGATGTGGTTGGGTGCATTAGCAAAATTGTGAGCGCAAACAAGTCTGGTTAAACAGGAATCCTTTTTTCAACTATCTTATGTACATTCCTGGCGGCTTTCAGGTGCCAGAGCCTGCGATTCGATGTAAATGCGGCTGCATTCCGGGTACACTTCCCGAATGTTTTTTTCAATATTCTGTATTGCAGTATGCATCTCGGCATCTGTGATGCCGGGTTTAAAACAAACGTCCAGGTTTACCAGCAAGTTGTGTGGGCCAATATACATGGTGAGTATCTTGCCTGCACGTTCTACCGCTGGCACTGCTGTGACCCTGCTTTTGATATCTTCCAAGGTGCTATCATCTACTCCTTCCCCCAGGAGCAGGCTTTTGGATTCAAAAGCCAAAATAAAAGCCACACTCATCAGCAATAACCCGATGGCTACCGATGCCGCTCCATCAAGATATGGGTTTTTGAACAAGTGCCCAAAAAATACACCTGCCAATGCAAATAACAAGCCGAGCATAGCAGCGCTGTCTTCCAGCACAACAGTAAACACACTCGGGTCCTTGGCTCCCTTGATGTAGCTCCAAGCCCCTTTGCTCCCCCTGGCTTTGTTGAACTGTTTGAAAGCAACCGAAAATGACCAGCCTTCCACCAGCATTGCTAATCCCAGTACGATGTAATTTACGGTGGGGTCGAAAAGCACTGCTTCCGGGGCAACGTGGCGCATATGGGCAATGCCCTCATATAGAGAAAGGCCCCCGCCAATACCAAATATAGAAACCGAAACTACCAGGGTCCAGAAATAGAGTTCCTTGCCATAACCGAATGGATGAGTTGGGTCTGCCGGTTTTTTAGCCCGGTTCAGGCCAAGCAGGATAAGCCCGCCGTTACCAGAATCAACCAGAGAGTGTATTCCCTCTGATATCATGGCGGAAGAACCGGTAATAGCAGCTGCTACGAACTTGATGGCAGCAATAACAGTGTTGCCGATGATGGCTGCTATGACTGCAATTTTTGATTCGCCGTGTGAAGCCATTTATATTCTCCTTTGAATAGAAATATTAACACAATCAAGGCAGATTTTACACAAGAAGCACCTCCCCTCGAACCGTCATTGCGAAGGCGCGTAAGCGCCTGTGGCAATCTCTGTACCACCCCAACCGTCACTGTGAGCCCGCGAGCGGGCGCGGCAGTCTCTCCAGATCGCCACGTCGGCCTTACGGCCTCCTCGCGATGACGGGAGTATGGTTGTAACTGCTCGCGCCCTCCTCGCGATGACGGGAGTATGGTTGTAACTGCTCGCGCCCTTCTTGCGA comes from Dehalococcoidales bacterium and encodes:
- a CDS encoding cation diffusion facilitator family transporter is translated as MASHGESKIAVIAAIIGNTVIAAIKFVAAAITGSSAMISEGIHSLVDSGNGGLILLGLNRAKKPADPTHPFGYGKELYFWTLVVSVSIFGIGGGLSLYEGIAHMRHVAPEAVLFDPTVNYIVLGLAMLVEGWSFSVAFKQFNKARGSKGAWSYIKGAKDPSVFTVVLEDSAAMLGLLFALAGVFFGHLFKNPYLDGAASVAIGLLLMSVAFILAFESKSLLLGEGVDDSTLEDIKSRVTAVPAVERAGKILTMYIGPHNLLVNLDVCFKPGITDAEMHTAIQNIEKNIREVYPECSRIYIESQALAPESRQECT